A region of Oncorhynchus masou masou isolate Uvic2021 chromosome 29, UVic_Omas_1.1, whole genome shotgun sequence DNA encodes the following proteins:
- the LOC135519226 gene encoding serine/arginine repetitive matrix protein 2-like isoform X1, with protein sequence MECAMDTRQGGDEAAESEHTLEETSAKEGSEMLHKKNKKHKKHKGKKKKKKRGKVERETSSESVPESDVEKPPVRTRAGLRSAGLVASDVAAGTKDEATKGLIRADKPEVCDAKARKHKKHFGKKKKKRRRKGEEKQEKNSPLHSPSESESMSGSDSESEEKPAGTDVQAVPILSSLRLTLGQKEGSLKMCQTLDEQSADARGNTEEKAPPADREEQTVSVIKAEDSRSDRCFSHSQELPDIIPKQGGQREETNAGQRSKVNNHAPSRSRSQSLTDTKRARSSVSLSTSSKRSRSSRSRSQSPKQLSGLPVSSRGRSRSFSKSMTPKRKQSKSLKMTGRKSQSLTPKRGCKSPSLSPRRGHKSPSLSPRRGRKSPSLSPRRGRKSPSLSPRRGRKSPSLSPRRGRKSPSLSPRRGRKSPSLSPRRGRKSPSLSPRRGRKSPSLSPRRGRKSPSLSPRRGRKSPSLSPRRGRKSPSLSPRRGRKSPSLSPRRGRKSPSLSPRRGRKSPSLSPRRGRKSPSLSPRRGRKSSPLSPRRGRKSSPLSPRRGRKSSPLSPRRGRKSSPLSPRRGRKSSPLSPRRGRKSSPLSPRRGRKSSLSPRRGRKSSPLSPRRGRKSSPLSPRRGRKSSPLSPRRGRKSSPLSPRRGRKSSPLSPRRGRKSSPLSPRRGRKLSPSPRRGRRSESRPRGRVRRSRTRTPPPRRGRPSRSCSPVRLTRRSRSNSRRLRHSRSLRRGRRSKSSSQSHRKRSPPRTRRSRSPVRKGKRTRSRSVVILKRNRKGSLSKSPTGKNTKSRSRSCRKSSSPVQKILSRSPKRSRTKSRSPIRSKPSRSPSPCNRSCTPKSKSLKRNKCSLSKSPKRDISKSRSVLSDRQSESVSPERSRSRSTDLKSLKSVKHTADKTVNDEPPSKPVGEAVATAATVPWKPLPWAAPSSSIIQGKPVAGQADESSSEIPSEDHDSAAEEPKGARSPTSSSEEEPDEHAISRSVSPETVCADRRYRVSSSKSSIKKASSSKQRQSSKSASPARKSHSPAGRKTSTSPSRRCSRSKSTSQSKSTSRRRRSKSPSRKRKSVSPPARRKKRSKSRSPVWRRRSRSKSPARRRKSHSKSRTKHSKSRSPARRKRSKSTDRRKRLKPRSPGRRRRSVSRRRRPIMRNRSFDRRDRWKREPSHSPILILRKRRSTSRNRRSASKTPPRLTELDKDQLLEIAKANAAAMCAKAGVPIPESLRPKAILQLPLPNPAPTPLNLPLPLPLPLNMPGMGMPNMNMPNMNMPNMNMSNMAMSAAMASMKAATMTAALTNMAQMSNMPQMAPLPTITNKPPPSQAPQTTLPPLNLDHIEEVKRKVTQQANIYSIKELTEKCKMIAASKEEMSIAKPHVSDDEDEDRKPCGKSLSQ encoded by the exons ATGGAGTGTGCAATGGACACTCGGCAAG GTGGGGACGAGGCAGCAGAGAGTGAACACACTCTAGAGGAAACGTCTGCAAAAGAAGGAAGTGAGATGCTGCACAAGAAGAACAAGAAGCACAAAAAACACAAGggcaaaaagaagaagaagaaacgtGGCAAGGTAGAGCGGGAGACCAGCTCAGAGTCGGTCCCAGAGTCCGACGTAGAGAAGCCACCAGTCAGAACCAGAGCAGG cTTGAGGAGTGCTGGCCTTGTGGCTTCTGATGTAGCAGCAGGCACAAAAGATGAGGCAACAAAGGGCTTGATCAGAG CAGATAAACCTGAGGTATGTGATGCTAAAGCCAGAAAACACAAAAAACATTTTGGGAAAAAGAagaaaaagaggaggagaaaaggggaAGAGAAGCAGGAGAAGAACTCACCGTTACACTCCCCATCAGAGAGCGAATCTATGTCAGGGTCAGATTCTGAGTCTGAGGAGAAGCCAGCTGGCACGGATGTGCAAGCAGTTCCCATCCTGTCCTCCCTACGCCTAACTCTCGGCCAAAAAGAGGGATCTCTGAAAATGTGTCAAACCTTGGATGAGCAGTCTGCGGATGCACGAGGAAATACAGAAGAGAAGGCGCCCCCTGCTGACAGGGAGGAACAGACCGTCTCCGTCATAAAGGCAGAGGATTCACGGAGCGACAGGTGCTTCAGTCACTCCCAGGAGCTTCCGGACATCATCCCCAAGCAAGgcggccagagagaggagacaaacgCAGGGCAGAGGTCAAAGGTGAATAACCATGCTCCCTCACGGTCAAGGTCACAGTCACTGACGGACACTAAAAGAGCCAGATCGAGTGTTAGTCTTTCGACAAGCTCCAAGCGGTCCAGATCAAGCCGCAGTCGTTCACAAAGCCCCAAGCAATTGTCTGGTCTGCCTGTGTCTAGCAGGGGCAGGTCTCGATCCTTCTCAAAGAGCATGACTCCCAAGAGGAAGCAGTCTAAGTCCCTTAAAATGACAGGACGTAAGTCCCAATCTCTGACTCCTAAGAGAGGATGCAAGTCCCCTTCTCTGTCCCCCAGGAGAGGACACAAGTCCCCTTCTCTGTCCCCCAGGAGAGGACGCAAGTCCCCTTCTCTGTCCCCCAGGAGAGGACGCAAGTCCCCTTCTCTGTCCCCCAGGAGAGGACGCAAGTCCCCTTCTCTGTCCCCCAGGAGAGGACGCAAGTCCCCTTCTCTGTCCCCCAGGAGAGGACGCAAGTCCCCTTCTCTGTCCCCCAGGAGAGGACGCAAGTCCCCTTCTCTGTCCCCCAGGAGAGGACGCAAGTCCCCTTCTCTGTCCCCCAGGAGAGGACGCAAGTCCCCTTCTCTGTCCCCCAGGAGAGGACGCAAGTCCCCTTCTCTGTCCCCCAGGAGAGGACGCAAGTCCCCTTCTCTGTCCCCCAGGAGAGGACGCAAGTCCCCTTCTCTGTCCCCCAGGAGAGGACGCAAGTCCCCTTCTCTGTCCCCCAGGAGAGGACGCAAGTCCCCTTCTCTGTCCCCCAGGAGAGGACGCAAGTCCCCTTCTCTGTCCCCCAGGAGAGGACGCAAgtcgtctcctctgtcccccaggAGGGGACGCAAgtcgtctcctctgtcccccaggAGGGGACGCAAgtcgtctcctctgtcccccaggAGGGGACGCAAgtcgtctcctctgtcccccaggAGGGGACGCAAgtcgtctcctctgtcccccaggAGGGGACGCAAgtcgtctcctctgtcccccaggAGGGGACGCAAGTCGTCTCTGTCCCCCAGGAGAGGACGCAAGTCGTCTCCTCTGTCGCCCAGGAGAGGACGCAAgtcgtctcctctgtcccccaggAGAGGACGCAAgtcgtctcctctgtcccccaggAGAGGACGCAAgtcgtctcctctgtcccccaggAGGGGACGCAAgtcgtctcctctgtcccccaggAGGGGACGCAAgtcgtctcctctgtcccccaggAGGGGACGCAAACTGTCTCCATCTCCAAGACGAGGGCGGCGGTCTGAGTCCAGGCCTCGTGGTCGTGTCAGGAGGTCGAGgaccagaacccccccccctcgtCGTGGTAGACCCTCAAGGTCCTGCTCACCTGTGAGGCTGACTCGCCGCTCACGCTCCAATTCTAGACGGCTCCGTCATTCCCGGTCCCTGAGAAGAGGCCGGCGCTCCAAAAGCAGCTCCCAGTCTCACAGGAAGAGGTCCCCCCCCAGGACACGACGGTCCCGGTCTCCGGTCAGGAAAGGCAAGCGTACTCGGTCCCGCTCTGTCGTGATCCTGAAGAGGAACAGGAAAGGCTCACTGTCCAAATCCCCAACAGGCAAGAACACCAAGTCCCGCTCCAGGAGCTGCAGGAAATCCAGTTCACCAGTACAGAAAATACTTTCTAGATCACCAAAGCGGAGCAGGACAAAGTCCAGATCCCCAATACGCAGTAAACCATCAAGATCACCATCCCCATGTAACAGGTCTTGTACTCCTAAATCCAAATCGCTGAAAAGAAACAAGTGTTCACTGTCAAAATCGCCCAAAAGAGACATATCGAAATCTAGGTCTGTCTTAAGCGACAGGCAATCTGAGAGCGTATCCCCAGAACGCTCAAGATCCAGGTCTACTGACCTGAAGTCTCTGAAATCAGTCAAACATACTGCAGACAAGACTGTGAATGATGAACCACCTTCCAAGCCTGTTGGGGAGGCTGTAGCAACAGCTGCAACAGTGCCCTGGAAGCCCCTCCCTTGGGCTGCACCCTCCAGTTCTATCATACAGGGCAAGCCAGTGGCTGGGCAGGCTGACGAGAGCAGCTCTGAGATTCCATCTGAAGACCATGACTCCGCAGCAGAAGAGCCAAAGGGAGCAAGAAGCCCAACAAGCTCCTCTGAAGAAGAGCCAGATGAGCATGCTATCTCCAGGTCTGTGTCACCAGAGACCGTTTGTGCTGATCGTCGCTACAGGGTATCATCTTCTAAATCCTCCATCAAGAAGGCATCATCCTCGAAACAACGTCAGTCCTCAAAATCAGCATCTCCTGCCAGGAAGTCCCACTCACCTGCCGGCAGAAAGACGTCCACCTCTCCCTCACGGAGGTGCTCCCGGTCCAAGTCTACCTCTCAGTCCAAGTCTACCTCCAGAAGGAGGCGTTCCAAGTCCCCATCCAGGAAAAGGAAGTCTGTCTCCCCACCTGCCAGACGGAAGAAGAGgtccaagtccagaagtcctgtctGGCGCAGGAGATCACGCTCTAAGTCACCGGCACGGCGCAGGAAGTCACATTCCAAGTCCAGGACCAAGCACTCAAAGTCCCGCTCCCCGGCCAGAAGGAAGAGGTCCAAATCCACAGACAGGCGCAAACGCCTCAAGCCTCGTTCTCCAGGCCGGAGGAGAAGGTCCGTGTCGCGACGGCGCCGGCCCATCATGCGAAATCGCTCGTTTGACCGCCGCGACCGATGGAAACGGGAACCAAGCCATTCACCCATCCTCATCCTCCGCAAGCGCCGGTCCACATCTCGAAACCGCCGCAGTGCCAGCAAGACccctcctcgtctcactgagCTGG ACAAAGACCAGCTACTGGAGATAGCGAAGGCCAATGCAGCAGCCATGTGTGCTAAAGCAGGTGTGCCCATTCCAGAGAGTCTGAGACCCAAGGCCATCCTCCAGCTTCCCCTGCCCAACCCagccccaacccctctgaatctgcCTCTTCCCCTGCCCCTGCCTCTCAACATGCCCGGCATGGGAATGCCCAACATGAACATGCCCAACATGAACATGCCCAACATGAACATGTCCAATATGGCCATGAGTGCTGCCATGGCCAGTATGAAAGCTGCCACCATGACTGCAGCCCTCACCAACATGGCCCAGATGTCAAACATGCCCCAGATGGCTCCCCTCCCCACCATCACCAACAAGCCCCCTCCTAGCCAGGCTCCCCAAACAACCCTTCCCCCCCTCAACCTGGACCACATAGAGGAGGTGAAGAGGAAGGTGACTCAGCAGGCCAACATCTACAGCATCAAGGAGCTCACTGAG aaatgTAAGATGATAGCGGCAAGTAAAGAGGAGATGTCCATAGCGAAGCCACATGTGTCTGATGACGAGGATGAGGACAGGAAGCCCTGTGGCAAGAGCTTAAGT CAGTAA